A window of Synchiropus splendidus isolate RoL2022-P1 chromosome 9, RoL_Sspl_1.0, whole genome shotgun sequence contains these coding sequences:
- the slc30a6 gene encoding zinc transporter 6 isoform X4 has product MNPFVLINMAGAFSLCITYLLIEINNYNAVDTASAMAIALMTFGTMYPMSVYSGKVLLQTTPAHVIGQLDKLLREVSTLDGVLEVRNEHFWTVGFGSLAGSAHVRIRRDANEQLVLAHVTNRLLPLVSVLTVQIFKDDWTRPLLTGTSSPSLPPLGHGGPSPGLPSLPPLADPLTSTPAKPSSPPPEFSFDTPGRNLQRVVLPASGPYAGPGLTYGASPYTKMLGPGYGLGLASAGSSSQNYRTAFGSSTVPLQFGASNPLSSQHRQNRP; this is encoded by the exons ATGAACCCGTTCGTCCTGATCAACATGGCCGGAGCCTTTTCCCTGTGCATCACCTACCTGCTCATCGAGATCAA CAACTACAACGCCGTGGACACGGCGTCCGCCATGGCCATCGCCCTCATGACCTTCGGCACCATGTACCCCATGAGCGTGTACAGCGGCAAagtcctgctgcag ACCACGCCTGCCCACGTGATCGGTCAGCTGGACAAGCTTCTGAGGGAG GTGTCCACTCTGGATGGAGTTCTGGAGGTCCGGAACGAGCATTTCTGGACCGTGGGCTTCGGCTCGCTG GCGGGATCCGCTCACGTCAGAATCCGCCGTGACGCCAACGAGCAGCTGGTTCTGGCCCACGTGACCAACCGACTGCTGCCGCTGGTGTCCGTGCTGACCGTGCAGATCTTCAAGGACGACTGGACTCGGCCCCTGCTGACTGGGACCTCGTCCCCCTCGCTGCCTCCGCTGGGTCACGGCGGCCCGTCGCCTGGCCTGCCATCGCTGCCGCCGCTCGCCGACCCGCTGACCTCCACCCCGGCCAAGCCCAGCAGCCCCCCGCCCGAGTTCTCCTTCGACACGCCGGGTCGGAACCTGCAGAGGGTGGTCCTGCCTGCGTCGGGTCCCTACGCCGGGCCCGGCCTCACCTACGGCGCGTCGCCCTACACCAAGATGCTGGGACCCGGATATGGACTGGGTTTGGCCTCCGCCGGATCTTCTTCCCAGAACTACAGGACTGCCTTTGGCTCCTCAACGGTACCACTCCAGTTTGGAGCCAGCAACCCTCTGAGCTCACAACACAGACAGAACCGGCCCTGA
- the slc30a6 gene encoding zinc transporter 6 isoform X2 has protein sequence MWCSSTNSMALTAYTYLTIFDLFSLITCLISSWVTMKKASQLYSFGFERLEVLAVFASTVLVQLGALFILKESVERFMEQPEVHTGRLLVGTFVALFFNLLTLLSVKNKPFAYVSEAASSSWLQEHVADLSRSLCGIVPGLSSLLLPRMNPFVLINMAGAFSLCITYLLIEINNYNAVDTASAMAIALMTFGTMYPMSVYSGKVLLQTTPAHVIGQLDKLLREVSTLDGVLEVRNEHFWTVGFGSLAGSAHVRIRRDANEQLVLAHVTNRLLPLVSVLTVQIFKDDWTRPLLTGTSSPSLPPLGHGGPSPGLPSLPPLADPLTSTPAKPSSPPPEFSFDTPGRNLQRVVLPASGPYAGPGLTYGASPYTKMLGPGYGLGLASAGSSSQNYRTAFGSSTVPLQFGASNPLSSQHRQNRP, from the exons CCTTGACTGCGTACACGTACCTCACCATATTTGACCTCTTCAG TTTGATCACGTGCCTCATCAGCTCGTGGGTGACGATGAAGAAAGCCAGTCAGCTTTACTCCTTTGG GTTTGAGCGGCTGGAGGTTTTGGCAGTTTTTGCATCTACTGTGCTCGTCCAACTGGGGGCGCTGTTCATTCTGAAGGAGAG TGTGGAGCGTTTCATGGAACAGCCGGAGGTCCATAC CGGCCGCCTCCTGGTCGGGACGTTCGTTGCCCTGTTCTTCAACCTGCTAACTCTGCTGTCTGTCAAGAACAAGCCCTTCGCCTACGTGTCGGAAG CGGCCAGCAGCAGTTGGCTTCAGGAACATGTGGCGGACCTGAGCAGAAG TTTGTGCGGCATCGTTCCGGGCCTCAGCAGCCTCTTACTTCCTCGCATGAACCCGTTCGTCCTGATCAACATGGCCGGAGCCTTTTCCCTGTGCATCACCTACCTGCTCATCGAGATCAA CAACTACAACGCCGTGGACACGGCGTCCGCCATGGCCATCGCCCTCATGACCTTCGGCACCATGTACCCCATGAGCGTGTACAGCGGCAAagtcctgctgcag ACCACGCCTGCCCACGTGATCGGTCAGCTGGACAAGCTTCTGAGGGAG GTGTCCACTCTGGATGGAGTTCTGGAGGTCCGGAACGAGCATTTCTGGACCGTGGGCTTCGGCTCGCTG GCGGGATCCGCTCACGTCAGAATCCGCCGTGACGCCAACGAGCAGCTGGTTCTGGCCCACGTGACCAACCGACTGCTGCCGCTGGTGTCCGTGCTGACCGTGCAGATCTTCAAGGACGACTGGACTCGGCCCCTGCTGACTGGGACCTCGTCCCCCTCGCTGCCTCCGCTGGGTCACGGCGGCCCGTCGCCTGGCCTGCCATCGCTGCCGCCGCTCGCCGACCCGCTGACCTCCACCCCGGCCAAGCCCAGCAGCCCCCCGCCCGAGTTCTCCTTCGACACGCCGGGTCGGAACCTGCAGAGGGTGGTCCTGCCTGCGTCGGGTCCCTACGCCGGGCCCGGCCTCACCTACGGCGCGTCGCCCTACACCAAGATGCTGGGACCCGGATATGGACTGGGTTTGGCCTCCGCCGGATCTTCTTCCCAGAACTACAGGACTGCCTTTGGCTCCTCAACGGTACCACTCCAGTTTGGAGCCAGCAACCCTCTGAGCTCACAACACAGACAGAACCGGCCCTGA
- the slc30a6 gene encoding zinc transporter 6 isoform X3 yields MKKASQLYSFGFERLEVLAVFASTVLVQLGALFILKESVERFMEQPEVHTGRLLVGTFVALFFNLLTLLSVKNKPFAYVSEAASSSWLQEHVADLSRSLCGIVPGLSSLLLPRMNPFVLINMAGAFSLCITYLLIEINNYNAVDTASAMAIALMTFGTMYPMSVYSGKVLLQTTPAHVIGQLDKLLREVSTLDGVLEVRNEHFWTVGFGSLAGSAHVRIRRDANEQLVLAHVTNRLLPLVSVLTVQIFKDDWTRPLLTGTSSPSLPPLGHGGPSPGLPSLPPLADPLTSTPAKPSSPPPEFSFDTPGRNLQRVVLPASGPYAGPGLTYGASPYTKMLGPGYGLGLASAGSSSQNYRTAFGSSTVPLQFGASNPLSSQHRQNRP; encoded by the exons ATGAAGAAAGCCAGTCAGCTTTACTCCTTTGG GTTTGAGCGGCTGGAGGTTTTGGCAGTTTTTGCATCTACTGTGCTCGTCCAACTGGGGGCGCTGTTCATTCTGAAGGAGAG TGTGGAGCGTTTCATGGAACAGCCGGAGGTCCATAC CGGCCGCCTCCTGGTCGGGACGTTCGTTGCCCTGTTCTTCAACCTGCTAACTCTGCTGTCTGTCAAGAACAAGCCCTTCGCCTACGTGTCGGAAG CGGCCAGCAGCAGTTGGCTTCAGGAACATGTGGCGGACCTGAGCAGAAG TTTGTGCGGCATCGTTCCGGGCCTCAGCAGCCTCTTACTTCCTCGCATGAACCCGTTCGTCCTGATCAACATGGCCGGAGCCTTTTCCCTGTGCATCACCTACCTGCTCATCGAGATCAA CAACTACAACGCCGTGGACACGGCGTCCGCCATGGCCATCGCCCTCATGACCTTCGGCACCATGTACCCCATGAGCGTGTACAGCGGCAAagtcctgctgcag ACCACGCCTGCCCACGTGATCGGTCAGCTGGACAAGCTTCTGAGGGAG GTGTCCACTCTGGATGGAGTTCTGGAGGTCCGGAACGAGCATTTCTGGACCGTGGGCTTCGGCTCGCTG GCGGGATCCGCTCACGTCAGAATCCGCCGTGACGCCAACGAGCAGCTGGTTCTGGCCCACGTGACCAACCGACTGCTGCCGCTGGTGTCCGTGCTGACCGTGCAGATCTTCAAGGACGACTGGACTCGGCCCCTGCTGACTGGGACCTCGTCCCCCTCGCTGCCTCCGCTGGGTCACGGCGGCCCGTCGCCTGGCCTGCCATCGCTGCCGCCGCTCGCCGACCCGCTGACCTCCACCCCGGCCAAGCCCAGCAGCCCCCCGCCCGAGTTCTCCTTCGACACGCCGGGTCGGAACCTGCAGAGGGTGGTCCTGCCTGCGTCGGGTCCCTACGCCGGGCCCGGCCTCACCTACGGCGCGTCGCCCTACACCAAGATGCTGGGACCCGGATATGGACTGGGTTTGGCCTCCGCCGGATCTTCTTCCCAGAACTACAGGACTGCCTTTGGCTCCTCAACGGTACCACTCCAGTTTGGAGCCAGCAACCCTCTGAGCTCACAACACAGACAGAACCGGCCCTGA